A genomic region of Solanum dulcamara chromosome 2, daSolDulc1.2, whole genome shotgun sequence contains the following coding sequences:
- the LOC129880319 gene encoding probable alpha,alpha-trehalose-phosphate synthase [UDP-forming] 9: MPSRSCANLLDMASGDILDIPQTPRALPRVMTVPGIITDGYGSNDGDSDSMSSSCRERKIVVANMLPLHAQRDTTTKKWLFSLDEDSLLLQLKDGFSPETEVVYVGSLKVDVEHSEQEEVAQRLLEEFKCVPTFVPHDIQEKFYHGFCKQQLWPLFHYMLPMCPDHGDRFDRQMWQAYVSANKVFADKVMEVVNPEDDYIWIQDYHLMVLPTFLRKRYHRVKLGFFLHSPFPSSEIYRTLPVRDEILKGLLNCDLIGFHTFDYARHFLSCCSRMLGLDYESKRGHIGLDYFGRTVYIKILPVGIHMGRLESVMNFSSTFDKAKEVQEQFKGKKVILGVDDMDIFKGISLKLLAFEYLLQQDQNLQGKLVLVQIVNPARSSGKDVQEAKRETYSTAERINQIYGRSNYEPVILIDRPVPRYEKTAYYAVAECCLVNAVRDGMNLVPYKYIVCRQGSPGMDDAMGIKTDSPRTSMLVVSEFIGCSPSLSGAIRVNPWDIEAVAEALNVAITMSDSEKQLRHEKHYRYVSSHDVAYWARSFMQDLERACRDHYSKRCWGIGLGLGFRVIALSPSFRKLSIDHIVSSYRRTQRRAIFLDYDGTVVPQSSLIKAPSTEVITLLNSLSNDPKNTVYIVSGRGRKSLSEWLAPCERLGIAAEHGYFIRGSKLSDWECLASDLEWKPIVEPVMKLYTETTDGSYIEPKESALVWHHLDADPDFGSCQAKELLDHLENVLSNEPAVVKRGQHIVEVKPQGVTKGLVAQKVLSMMVDSGTPPDFVMCIGDDRSDEDMFESILSSVSSPSVTAAPDIFACTVGQKPSKAKYYLDDTTDVLRLLQGLANASCPKPRHNAHFQVAFDSVL; the protein is encoded by the exons ATGCCATCAAGATCTTGTGCTAATCTTTTGGACATGGCATCTGGAGATATACTAGATATACCTCAGACACCTAGAGCTCTTCCACGTGTGATGACAGTTCCTGGAATCATCACAGATGGTTATGGAAGCAATGATGGTGATTCAGATAGTATGTCATCCTCATGTCGAGAGCGAAAAATTGTTGTAGCAAACATGCTGCCTTTGCATGCTCAAAGGGATACAACAACTAAAAAATGGTTATTCAGTTTGGATGAGGATTCTCTTTTATTGCAATTGAAGGATGGGTTTTCTCCTGAAACTGAGGTTGTCTATGTTGGTTCTCTGAAGGTTGATGTGGAACACAGTGAACAGGAGGAAGTTGCTCAGCGACTTCTTGAGGAGTTCAAGTGTGTGCCTACTTTTGTACCCCATGATATCCAGGAAAAGTTTTATCACGGCTTCTGTAAGCAGCAACTTTGGCCTCTTTTCCACTACATGCTTCCAATGTGTCCTGATCATGGAGATCGTTTTGATCGGCAGATGTGGCAAGCTTATGTCTCTGCGAATAAGGTTTTTGCTGATAAGGTTATGGAAGTGGTTAATCCTGAGGATGATTATATCTGGATTCAAGATTACCACCTCATGGTTCTCCCAACATTTTTGAGGAAGCGCTACCATCGTGTCAAGCTAGGTTTCTTTCTTCATAGCCCATTTCCTTCGTCAGAAATTTACCGAACTCTGCCTGTTAGGGATGAAATTCTCAAAGGGTTGTTAAATTGCGACCTAATTGGCTTTCATACCTTCGATTATGCACGTCACTTTCTGTCATGCTGCAGTCGAATGTTGGGTTTGGATTATGAATCTAAAAGAGGACATATTGGACTTGATTATTTTGGTCGTACAGTTTACATTAAAATTCTGCCTGTGGGCATACATATGGGTCGACTAGAGTCTGTGATGaatttttcttctacttttGATAAAGCTAAAGAAGTTCAAGAACAGTTCAAGGGGAAGAAGGTAATTCTGGGTGTGGATGATATGGACATCTTTAAAGGCATTAGTTTGAAATTGCTAGCATTTGAGTACCTACTACAGCAGGACCAGAACTTGCAGGGGAAACTTGTTCTTGTTCAAATAGTAAATCCTGCTCGTAGCTCGGGCAAAGATGTTCAGGAAGCAAAGAGGGAGACATATTCAACTGCTGAAAGGATCAACCAAATTTACGGTAGATCTAATTATGAACCTGTAATTTTGATTGATCGTCCGGTTCCTCGCTATGAGAAGACTGCATACTATGCTGTTGCTGAATGTTGCCTGGTGAATGCTGTAAGGGATGGGATGAATTTAGTGCCTTACAAGTATATTGTTTGCAGGCAAGGTTCTCCTGGTATGGATGATGCTATGGGTATTAAAACTGATTCTCCTAGAACTAGCATGCTTGTTGTGTCAGAATTTATTGGTTGTTCCCCATCTCTGAGTGGAGCTATTAGGGTAAATCCATGGGATATTGAAGCTGTCGCTGAGGCTTTAAATGTGGCCATTACAATGTCCGATTCCGAGAAACAACTTCGTCATGAGAAGCACTACCGCTATGTAAGCTCTCATGATGTAGCTTACTGGGCTCGTAGCTTTATGCAGGATTTGGAAAGAGCTTGCAGAGATCATTACAGTAAGCGTTGCTGGGGCATTGGTTTGGGCCTGGGCTTCAGAGTTATTGCACTTTCTCCGAGTTTTAGAAAGCTGTCTATTGATCACATCGTCTCCTCATATAGGAGGACACAGAGAAGGGCAATATTCTTGGACTATGATGGCACTGTGGTACCTCAGTCATCATTGATTAAAGCTCCAAGTACTGAAGTTATTACACTGTTGAATTCTTTAAGCAATGATCCTAAAAACACAGTGTATATTGTTAGTGGCAGAGGAAGAAAATCATTAAGTGAATGGCTTGCACCGTGTGAAAGGCTCGGAATAGCTGCTGAACATGGGTATTTCATAAG GGGTAGTAAACTGTCGGATTGGGAATGTTTGGCTTCTGATCTTGAGTGGAAACCAATTGTGGAACCTGTGATGAAACTTTACACCGAAACAACTGATGGATCATATATTGAACCTAAAGAGAGTGCTTTGGTGTGGCACCATCTTGATGCAGACCCAGACTTTGGCTCCTGTCAGGCAAAGGAATTGTTGGATCATTTGGAAAATGTTCTTTCAAATGAACCTGCAGTTGTGAAGAGGGGCCAACATATTGTCGAAGTCAAGCCACAA GGTGTGACTAAAGGATTAGTGGCACAAAAGGTCCTCTCAATGATGGTAGATAGTGGCACACCACCTGATTTTGTTATGTGCATTGGAGACGATAGATCAGATGAGGACATGTTTGAGAGCATACTAAGCAGTGTATCCAGTCCGTCAGTCACTGCTGCCCCAGATATCTTTGCCTGTACTGTTGGGCAAAAGCCAAGCAAAGCCAAGTATTACCTAGATGATACTACTGATGTTCTTAGACTGCTTCAAGGTCTTGCTAATGCATCTTGTCCAAAGCCAAGACATAATGCTCATTTCCAGGTTGCATTTGACTCTGTTCTTTAA
- the LOC129875422 gene encoding uncharacterized protein LOC129875422 isoform X2, which translates to MEGRVFLNLHHQVTVNQVLFVVTPLLCLEILKHDLEWGPSHSTTRTTYATTQLSQPSSVYGDTTTVPRAPQTRLQVGTGRRLRRKRANARGTPFVSERVDSSIQVSPLLGHKGPYSSASFAAVYGGNKRPTTGFGVYFDPTTGT; encoded by the exons ATGGAAGGGAGAGTATTTCTCAACCTGCACCATCAAGTGACAGTCAATCAAGTTCTGTTTGTGGTGACACCATTGCTGTGCTTAGAGATACTTAAACATGA CCTAGAATGGGGTCCATCACACTCTACTACCAGAACCACATATGCAACTACACAACTAAGTCAACCAAGCTCTGTTTATGGTGACACAACAACTGTGCCAAGAGCTCCTCAAACAAGGTTGCAGGTTGGGACTGGAAGAAGATTGAGGAGAAAAAGAGCTAATGCAAGAGGGACCCCATTTGTTAGTGAAAGAGTTGACTCTTCAATCCAAGTGTCACCTTTATTAGGTCACAAGGGACCATACAGTTCTGCCTCATTTGCAGCTGTTTATGGAGGAAACAAAAGGCCTACAACTGGTTTTGGTGTTTACTTTGATCCTACAACTGGAACCTAA
- the LOC129875422 gene encoding uncharacterized protein LOC129875422 isoform X1, which yields MTCFICKKIGHNKLCMQQDTSMEGRVFLNLHHQVTVNQVLFVVTPLLCLEILKHDLEWGPSHSTTRTTYATTQLSQPSSVYGDTTTVPRAPQTRLQVGTGRRLRRKRANARGTPFVSERVDSSIQVSPLLGHKGPYSSASFAAVYGGNKRPTTGFGVYFDPTTGT from the exons ATGACATGTTTCATATGCAAGAAAATTGGCCATAATAAACTGTGTATGCAGCAAGA tacAAGTATGGAAGGGAGAGTATTTCTCAACCTGCACCATCAAGTGACAGTCAATCAAGTTCTGTTTGTGGTGACACCATTGCTGTGCTTAGAGATACTTAAACATGA CCTAGAATGGGGTCCATCACACTCTACTACCAGAACCACATATGCAACTACACAACTAAGTCAACCAAGCTCTGTTTATGGTGACACAACAACTGTGCCAAGAGCTCCTCAAACAAGGTTGCAGGTTGGGACTGGAAGAAGATTGAGGAGAAAAAGAGCTAATGCAAGAGGGACCCCATTTGTTAGTGAAAGAGTTGACTCTTCAATCCAAGTGTCACCTTTATTAGGTCACAAGGGACCATACAGTTCTGCCTCATTTGCAGCTGTTTATGGAGGAAACAAAAGGCCTACAACTGGTTTTGGTGTTTACTTTGATCCTACAACTGGAACCTAA